A portion of the Calliphora vicina chromosome 5, idCalVici1.1, whole genome shotgun sequence genome contains these proteins:
- the LOC135959817 gene encoding putative uncharacterized protein DDB_G0271606 — protein sequence MSHPDHNAYQAVTFSGWTTSATHPASSNFFIILPIPPQPPRNAQKVATLAMLRKFLKPTVIASILILLTTLTTITKATSVTTSTSITTTTPTTTTTTTPSPPPPSTTTATPTTTTTAAPSANISATVFQLTKTSVVGKFLNNAAEETTTSLLPLQPPLNVTSTTLASFILNQKHQQQQRQRKQQQLLYLQQQRQHRQVQDVEETQQKQQQQQQQRHYQEHLLNGNVNDNKEIIKKNLDSAFVTVTSPVDIITPEPSSTHAYIPFDLDYNDPTEERALQESNARQSTINEVLTNLFPKGFSDIFRFSYAGEQETTTNVPIKLIRSTPAPFKRMPTTKTKKKGQAFIPRNTTYITVSTSVTRETRREISPGHTEIVVEKIITDPGSLRSNEEFRDGSNSISKDELLRINRAANEASVLPSLLVNPQSNSNNNSANARISEPIVILNDNYNNDDFVEAPEDDNQIAETQDVIHQVIQPPPAESTNFHVTPNHQYNVRIIHDNPVKTVQNSELIGQENPSVRNSPSYQSFVEQSKYLQNTLKEAPSRQFLKNFQNPILSQTDNQPSVNKGNFHYEQVVPQNHIQTVPPAAQQQYAHYQQQQPQAAAPLQQQQPQTLHTRIINSQHLSDKDVYQIDSAQGEQLEHTTPANIVFVTINTPLTHNIQQAANPAHTYSQEPQIIPAQQIKSPHEFVSDAMGYSHDSPQVEVDHQAQQSEDNPKPSNAGYTFVEVQKSINIHNKLITEKDGRLIEQHETIYPEAKYNHNVQQQQEPAQPQPSPDYISLSQNPIHVEPEDEQYEPAASLRDEQHTLNPSQDLSDFGTIQQSNLIQESHIIEIPQQQEQQQYHDQQEEQHHEQVYSNNEEDHLAAEDHHAAEGQYAAEVHHAPEDHHASDNHYAPVNQHAAEVHYAAEQNQASDNHYAAKNHAAEGQYPAGEQHALIGIHLTGEVPAQPVKPAYTPTVQIPYALPDREPYHPPPMVLQEIIEKHIAVPYGVPEPVGIPVHIDHFIDRPYPVETIVEKPVPYPVEKVVEKVVEKHVPVEVEKIVEKPIEVIVKKYIDRPVAIPIKIPVSLHLPASPHGPPSYGHPGAYYPSTFGGGAGGLDHASTWPQTVNGGSFTRIPQNVLKAYYAKMLKKLVPQMQQAYKNTHASKAVPKLTPKPYVKQNYKISDMLYDLKPPPPRPKAHTSWDIGARYQYDYNTLPIDLSASSSIAVGKNLERPGQGYKTNFDEFQRWRNGHSLKRSPDFGRNLHMEYGFKPPLVPSVEIDDKGVPLKSIADLTKGKEE from the exons ATGTCACATCCAGACCATAATGCATACCAAGCAGTCACTTTTTCCGGCTGGACCACATCTGCAACGCATCCAGCTTCTTCCAATTTCTTTATAATCTTGCCAATTCCTCCACAACCACCCCGCAATGCTCAAAAAGTGGCCAC ATTGGCAATGTTACGAAAATTTCTAAAACCAACTGTTATTGCCAGTATTTTAATATTACTAACCACCTTAACAACCATAACGAAGGCAACATCTGTGACGACATCAACATCTATAACAACAACTACGCcgacaacgacaacaacaacaacaccatcaCCGCCACCACCATCAACTACGACAGCAACACCAACAACTACCACAACAGCCGCACCATCAGCAAATATTTCAGCAACAGTTTTTCAGTTAACAAAAACATCAGTTGTcggaaaattcttaaataatgcaGCCGAAGAAACAACAACATCATTGTTGCCCTTACAGCCACCTTTAAATGTGACATCAACAACTTTGGCAAGttttatattaaaccaaaaacatcaacaacaacagcgTCAGAGAAAGCAACAGCAACTGTTGTATTTGCAGCAACAACGTCAGCATCGACAGGTACAAGATGTTGaggaaacacaacaaaaacaacagcagcagcaacaacaaagacaTTACCAAGAACATTTATTAAACGGCAATGTAAATGACaacaaagaaattataaaaaag aATCTGGACTCTGCTTTTGTTACCGTTACCTCACCCGTTGATATTATAACACCGGAACCCAGTTCTACTCACGCCTACATACCCTTCGATTTGGACTATAATGATCCCACGGAGGAAAGGGCTCTACAAGAATCAAATGCTCGACAATCCACAATTAACGAAGTTCTAACAAATCTCTTTCCCAAAGGATTTTCGGATATATTTAGATTCAGCTATGCCGGGGAACAGGAAACCACCACTAACGTACCCATTAAACTGATCAGATCTACACCGGCACCCTTCAAGCGCATGCCCACTACAAAAACCAAGAAAAAAGGACAGGCTTTTATACCGCGTAATACCACCTATATAACAGTTTCTACTTCGGTAACCCGAGAAACTCGCAGAGAAATTAGTCCCGGTCATACGGAGATAGTAGTGGAGAAAATTATTACCGACCCCGGCTCTTTAAGATCGAATGAAGAATTTAGAGATGGCAGCAATTCCATAAGTAAGGATGAATTGTTGAGAATTAATAGAGCAGCCAATGAAGCTTCTGTTTTACCCAGTCTTTTGGTTAATCCTCAGAGTAATTCTAACAATAATTCTGCAAATGCTAGAATCAGTGAACCCATTGTTATATTAAATGATAACTATAATAACGATGATTTTGTGGAGGCGCCAGAAGATGACAATCAAATTGCTGAAACCCAAGATGTGATACATCAAGTTATACAGCCACCACCAGCTGAAAGCACAAATTTCCATGTTACACCCAATCATCAATACAATGTACGCATTATACATGACAACCCGGTGAAAACTGTTCAGAATAGTGAGCTGATCGGGCAGGAGAATCCCTCAGTAAGAAACTCACCTTCATACCAATCGTTTGTggaacaaagtaaatatttgcaaaacacCCTAAAAGAGGCTCCCTCTaggcaatttttaaaaaatttccaaaatcccATACTGTCACAAACTGACAATCAACCATCCGTAAACAAGGGTAATTTTCATTATGAGCAGGTTGTACCACAAAATCATATACAAACCGTGCCCCCGGCTGCCCAGCAGCAGTATGCTCATTACCAACAGCAGCAGCCACAAGCAGCTGCTCCGCTACAGCAGCAGCAACCTCAGACTCTACATACTCGTATAATAAACAGCCAACATTTAAGCGATAAGGATGTTTATCAAATCGATTCAGCTCAAGGAGAGCAACTAGAACATACCACTCCAGCCAATATAGTTTTTGTAACCATTAACACTCCTCTTACACATAACATACAGCAGGCTGCCAATCCAGCCCACACCTATTCACAGGAGCCACAAATTATACCAGCACAGCAAATTAAGTCACCACATGAATTTGTATCCGATGCCATGGGCTACTCTCATGACTCTCCACAAGTGGAGGTGGATCATCAGGCCCAACAATCGGAAGATAATCCCAAACCCAGTAATGCCGGCTATACTTTTGTGGAAGTACAAAAATCCATTAACATACACAATAAATTGATCACGGAAAAAGATGGACGTTTGATAGAACAACATGAAACTATTTACCCGGAAGCCAAATATAATCACAACGTGCAACAGCAACAAGAGCCAGCTCAACCTCAACCTTCACCCGATTATATATCACTCTCCCAAAATCCCATACACGTTGAACCCGAAGATGAACAATATGAACCAGCAGCTTCCCTAAGGGATGAACAACATACATTAAATCCATCACAAGATTTGTCGGACTTTGGCACTATACAGCAATCCAATCTTATTCAAGAGAGCCACATTATAGAGATTCCCCAGCAGCAAGAGCAGCAACAGTATCATGATCAACAAGAGGAACAACATCATGAGCAAGTTTATTCTAACAATGAAGAAGATCATCTGGCAGCTGAAGATCATCATGCAGCAGAAGGACAGTATGCAGCAGAAGTTCATCATGCACCAGAAGATCATCATGCATCAGACAATCATTATGCACCAGTAAATCAGCATGCAGCAGAAGTACATTATGCAGCAGAACAGAATCAAGCATCAGACAACCATTATGCTGCAAAAAATCATGCAGCGGAAGGCCAATATCCAGCAGGAGAGCAGCATGCACTAATAGGTATACACCTAACCGGTGAGGTACCAGCACAACCTGTAAAACCAGCTTATACTCCAACTGTACAAATACCTTATGCCTTGCCAGACAGAGAGCCTTATCATCCTCCTCCCATGGTGCTGCAAGAAATTATAGAGAAACATATAGCCGTGCCTTATGGTGTTCCCGAGCCAGTGGGCATTCCCGTGCATATAGATCATTTCATAGACCGCCCCTACCCAGTAGAGACTATAGTAGAGAAACCCGTACCTTATCCGGTGGAGAAGGTAGTGGAAAAAGTGGTAGAGAAACATGTACCCGTAGAAGTGGAGAAAATAGTGGAGAAACCGATAGAAGTAATAGTCAAGAAATATATAGATCGTCCGGTGGCTATACCCATTAAAATACCAGTATCTTTACATTTGCCTGCATCTCCGCATGGTCCTCCATCTTATGGCCACCCAGGAGCTTATTATCCTTCCACATTTGGAGGTGGTGCTGGTGGCTTAGATCATGCTTCCACTTGGCCTCAAACCGTTAATGGCGGTAGTTTTACTCGCATACCCCAAAATGTCTTAAAGGCATACTatgcaaaaatgttgaaaaaacttGTGCCCCAAATGCAGCAGGCCTATAAAAATACCCATGCCAGCAAAGCTGTGCCAAAATTAACACCCAAACCgtatgtcaaacaaaattacaaaatatccGATATGTTGTATGATCTCAAGCCTCCCCCACCACGCCCTAAGGCACACACTAGTTGGGATATAGGGGCCCGATATCAATATGACTACAATACATTGCCTATCGATTTGTCGGCTTCCTCCTCAATAGCAGTGGGTAAGAATTTAGAACGACCCGGCCAgggttataaaacaaatttcgatgAATTCCAGAGATGGCGCAATGGACACAGTTTGAAGAGAAGTCCGGATTTTGGTAGAAATTTGCATATGGAATATGGTTTTAAGCCACCACTGGTGCCCTCAGTGGAAATTGATGATAAAGGTGTGCCTTTGAAGTCAATAGCTGACTTAACGAAGGGCAAAGAGGAATAA